Proteins from a single region of Drosophila biarmipes strain raj3 chromosome 3R, RU_DBia_V1.1, whole genome shotgun sequence:
- the LOC108024433 gene encoding male-specific protein scotti, whose protein sequence is MDALHNLEGGDPQDELRIDRIGDVAAGDAGDDTDEGQQHPFRGNNRDMAILLDAPQEPPMANWFPARERPDEQPRLRKKRSFYTMVKPSSSSPSQEPEQCLLMANVTRAMHQVREEQRGEYFANYLVENMTSQNYPNGVGLPQRWGQF, encoded by the coding sequence ATGGACGCACTACACAACCTTGAGGGCGGGGATCCCCAAGACGAGCTTCGGATCGATCGAATTGGCGATGTGGCGGCTGGCGATGCAGGCGATGACACGGACGAAGGACAGCAGCATCCGTTCCGGGGAAACAATCGTGATATGGCCATTCTGCTAGATGCTCCCCAAGAGCCTCCGATGGCCAACTGGTTTCCGGCGAGAGAACGTCCCGATGAACAGCCACGTCTGCGCAAGAAACGGAGTTTCTACACCATGGTCaagccatcatcatcatccccAAGCCAGGAGCCGGAACAGTGCCTCCTAATGGCCAACGTCACGAGGGCGATGCACCAAGTGCGGGAGGAGCAGCGTGGGGAGTACTTCGCCAATTACCTGGTCGAGAACATGACCAGTCAGAACTATCCAAATGGTGTGGGCCTTCCACAACGCTGGGGTCAGTTCTGA
- the LOC108024342 gene encoding uncharacterized protein LOC108024342 codes for MYLVLMLCILALNSLQGEAKFKSLHCNVNEVDYLEVTLCKLKAINRYKNSASIHFKLKQEINKATVRLEFFKRANGWKPFLYNISTNLCDFLNNKNNLIIGIFYAYSRPHLAQNYTCPFKKNEVIEMNNFELDMNQFRNRFPIETGEYAAHISFIHRQKVIVTFIFTVEYANYREI; via the exons ATGTACCTTGTGCTAATGCTCTGTATTTTAGCTCTTAATTCTTTGCAAGGGGAAGCCAAGTTCAAGAGCCTTCACTGCAATGTCAACGAAGTGGACTATCTTGAGGTTACATTGTGCAAACTTAAAGCTATTAATCGGTATAAAAACTCTGCTAGTATTCACTTCAAACTTAAGCAAGAGATCAACAAGGCAACC GTTCgtttggaattttttaaaagggcCAACGGCTGGAAgccttttttatataacatcTCTACGAATTTATGCGACTTTCTCAACAATAAgaacaatttaattattggtattttttatgCCTACTCAAGGCCACATCTCGCACAAAATTATACGTGTCCTTTTAAG AAAAATGAAGTAATAGAAATGAACAATTTTGAATTGGACATGAATCAATTTCGAAATCGTTTTCCCATCGAAACGGGAGAGTACGCAGCACACATAAGTTTTATACATCGGCAGAAGGTAATTGTCACCTTTATATTTACAGTGGAATATGCCAATTATAGGGAAATATAA
- the LOC108024520 gene encoding rho GTPase-activating protein 7 isoform X2, protein MQRRMSITIREYKFFRSFSQKFENWPKRKAEALWRKMRERKIAEIEAVEACKWLRAAGFPQYAQMYEDHQFPIDLNNVAKDHTNLENDQLQSLYRRLCVLNRCATMRLDQSHKPQTPQQKEESDDENFALSEHWTFQPHIRRWSRIGEMGLELPPPGMLSLNVEKTESSSKESSPDRFEEDGAGITLVIPGCSKTSGGLATDGSSLGEGSESGRLRRSGSERIKDQAKALLRRVESIKSRRRKRQNRENVVISGPTTLDLSQFGQRSSLRKPDAVYSTPPSPSALSPMHTFPKAPFFGNDLKVPSHSDNFLSPNRSSPKRTPTTPRSMRTSPLHFFSSPMSQLKEGKSDDSSSYYSDSQESSAGGKLSLRKPSKARRFLQRTGKVDDIGAHSDSECHQGRKLLIKDANSNTTEVKVKKLTRGGSLNLGKDPKKRDGFRSSSFRSRSTSRKEPKNDEDQAGTATNGGSKRQPVVRWHSFQMEERPNMIFRKCFSKKIEPLQEDAGGMPFAAMSAGQLQIIRKLALVTLTGHMERYCPSHRSGWNWELPKFIKKIKMPDYKDKKVFGVPLLMILQRSGQTLPTAVRAAFRWLQLNALDQVGIFRKSGGKSRIIKLREQIEVTDTTAECMDVFDLQQAYDVADMLKQYFRELPESLLTTKMSETFVAIFQHLPAEVRLDAVQCAVLLLPDENREILYVLLEFLTIVAANSQQNQMTSNNLGVCLAQSIFHSSISTGSASVSASPRRKGKGSGMPDMKELAEAKASHECLSFMIEHYKQIYTAAKEKLGKCNFSYMEESKPLPLEALGEGMQFHNWRGYLYECTSATIKEGREKTRGWFSINSLNDSSVDIAYKKVGDGHPLRLWRCTTEIEGPPREVLEFVIKQRATWDTNLLQCQTVKKLDDRTEIYQYALDGQLATDFCVLRSWQTDLPRGACVIVETSIDHTKAKPLFGAVRGVVLASRYLIEPCGSGRSRVMHLARVDVKGKTPEWYNKNYGHICSHYLSRIRLAFKHVADGPESKV, encoded by the exons ATGCAACGCCGCATGTCCATCACCATACGCGAGTACAAGTTCTTTAGGAGCTTCTCGCAGAAGTTCGAGAACTGGCCCAAGCGCAAGGCCGAGGCACTGTGGCGGAAAATGCGCGAACGCAAGATTGCAG AAATCGAAGCTGTGGAGGCTTGCAAATGGCTGCGTGCTGCAGGTTTTCCGCAATACGCACAGATGTACGAAG ATCACCAGTTCCCGATCGACCTGAACAATGTAGCCAAAGACCACACCAACCTGGAGAACGATCAGCTGCAGTCCCTCTACCGCCGGCTCTGCGTCCTCAATCGCTGTGCCACCATGCGGCTGGACCAGTCCCACAAGCCGCAAACACCACAG CAAAAGGAGGAATCGGATGATGAGAACTTCGCCCTGAGCGAGCACTGGACATTCCAACCGCACATTCGCCGCTGGTCGCGGATCGGGGAGATGGGCCTGGAGCTGCCGCCGCCGGGGATGCTCAGCCTGAACGTGGAGAAGACGGAGAGCTCGTCGAAGGAATCGAGTCCGGACCGGTTCGAGGAGGACGGCGCCGGCATCACGCTGGTCATTCCCGGCTGCAGCAAGACCAGTGGTGGCCTGGCCACCGATGGCTCCTCCCTGGGCGAGGGCTCCGAAAGCGGTCGCCTGCGGAGAAGTGGCAGCGAGCGGATCAAGGATCAGGCCAAGGCCCTGCTGCGGCGAGTGGAGTCCATCAAGTCGCGACGCCGCAAGCGACAGAATCGCGAGAACGTGGTGATCAGTGGACCCACCACACTAGACCTCTCGCAGTTTGGCCAGCGGAGTAGTCTGCGCAAGCCGGACGCCGTGTATTCCACCCCGCCCTCACCGTCAGCCCTGAGCCCCATGCACACATTCCCCAAGGCGCCGTTCTTCGGCAACGACCTCAAGGTGCCCAGCCACAGCGACAACTTCCTGAGTCCCAACCGCTCCAGTCCCAAGAGGACGCCCACCACTCCGCGCTCGATGAGGACCAGCCCGCTGCACTTCTTCTCCAGCCCCATGTCGCAGCTGAAGGAGGGCAAGTCCGATGACTCCTCCTCCTACTACAGCGACAGTCAGGAGTCCTCGGCGGGCGGTAAACTCTCCCTGAGGAAACCCTCCAAGGCCCGAAGATTCCTGCAGCGCACTGGCAAGGTGGATGACATAGGAGCCCATTCCGACTCGGAGTGTCACCAGGGCAGGAAGCTGCTCATCAAGGACGCCAATTCGAATACCACAGAGGTCAAGGTCAAGAAGTTGACACGCGGAGGATCCCTGAACCTGGGCAAGGATCCCAAGAAACGCGATGGTTTCCGCTCCTCATCTTTCCGCTCCAGAAGCACCTCGAGAAAGGAGCCCAAGAATGACGAGGATCAGGCTGGCACTGCCACAAATGGTGGCTCCAAGCGGCAGCCCGTGGTGCGTTGGCACAGTTTCCAGATGGAGGAGCGCCCCAACATGATATTCCGCAAGTGCTTCTCCAAGAAGATCGAACCGCTGCAGGAGGATGCGGGTGGCATGCCCTTTGCCGCCATGTCAGCGGGCCAACTGCAGATAATCCGGAAACTGGCACTGGTCACCTTGACCGGGCACATGGAGCGGTACTGCCCCTCGCATCGATCCGGCTGGAACTGGGAGCTGCCCAAGTTCATCAAGAAGATCAAGATGCCGGACTACAAGGACAAGAAGGTGTTCGGGGTGCCGCTCCTGATGATCCTGCAGCGCAGTGGCCAAACCCTGCCCACGGCAGTGCGAGCTGCTTTCCGCTGGCTGCAGCTGAACGCCCTCGACCAGGTGGGCATCTTCCGGAAGAGTGGCGGCAAGTCTAGGATCATTAAGTTACGTGAGCAAATAGAAGTCACCGACACCACCGCCGAGTGCATGGATGTCTTCGACCTGCAGCAGGCCTACGATGTGGCCGACATGCTGAAGCAGTACTTCCGAGAGCTCCCCGAATCCCTGCTGACCACCAAGATGTCCGAGACCTTTGTGGCCATCTTTCAAC ATCTCCCCGCCGAAGTGCGTCTGGATGCGGTGCAGTGCGCCGTGCTCCTGCTGCCCGACGAGAACCGGGAGATCCTGTACGTGCTCCTCGAATTCCTAACCATTGTGGCGGCCAACTCGCAGCAAAACCAGATGACCAGCAACAACCTGGGCGTGTGCCTGGCCCAGTCCATCTTCCACTCCTCCATCTCGACGGGCTCCGCCTCCGTGTCCGCCTCGCCGCGGCGCAAGGGCAAGGGCTCCGGCATGCCGGACATGAAGGAGCTGGCGGAGGCCAAGGCCTCGCACGAGTGCCTCTCCTTCATGATCGAGCACTACAAGCAGATCTACACGGCCGCCAAGGAGAAGCTGGGCAAGTGCAACTTCAGCTACATGGAGGAGTCCAAGCCGCTGCCCCTGGAGGCCCTCGGCGAGGGCATGCAGTTCCACAACTGGCGGGGCTACCTGTACGAGTGCACCAGCGCCACCATCAAGGAGGGTCGCGAAAA AACGCGCGGCTGGTTCAGCATAAACTCGCTGAATGACAGCAGCGTGGACATTGCCTACAAGAAGGTGGGCGATGGTCATCCTCTGAGACTCTGGCGCTGCACCACGGAGATCGAGGGACCCCCCAGGGAGGTGCTGGAGTTCGTGATCAAACAGAGGGCCACGTGGGACACCAATTTGCTGCAGTGTCAGACGGTCAAGAAGCTGGACGATCGCACGGAGATCTATCAGTACGCCCTGGACGGCCAGCTCGCCACGGACTTCTGTGTGTTGCG TTCCTGGCAAACTGATTTGCCGCGCGGCGCCTGCGTCATAGTGGAGACCTCCATAGACCACACCAAGGCCAAGCCTCTTTTCGGGGCGGTGAGGGGCGTGGTCCTGGCCTCCAGGTACCTCATAGAGCCCTGTGGCAGCGGCAGATCCAGGGTGATGCATCTGGCCAGGGTGGATGTGAA GGGCAAGACGCCGGAGTGGTACAACAAGAACTACGGACACATATGCTCGCACTACCTTTCCCGCATTCGGTTGGCCTTCAAGCACGTGGCCGATGGACCCGAAAGCAAGGTCTAA